A single window of Ostrinia nubilalis chromosome 24, ilOstNubi1.1, whole genome shotgun sequence DNA harbors:
- the LOC135083740 gene encoding uncharacterized protein LOC135083740 yields MKWLIVLASAALVHGYTLKDNEVETARLNTSDDLLDSVISDCFGSDTPMSCLKVKVLSFLDTKLGVSSESARAMDEKNIDKVIFERVGRILNNNEFRVQLPEFLFQSAEVSYRADRGFDVDFPETDSENGEARGILKKKLLLPVLLLLKLKMKALMPILVALIGIKAIKALILSKLAITLVIGFLVYNLLMKKGGMPMMMAPTEAAPPAPQYGPPASQYGPPQSTPAAPQDSYGAPWEPSSSGPYARVWDPSQLAYSSYFPSEGSSAASDQSPSYSSVASISSSSSSSSPTY; encoded by the exons atgaagTGGCTCATCGTTCTCGCTTCCGCGGCTCTCGTGCACGGCTACACCCTAAAGGACAATGAGGTGGAGACCGCTCGATTGAACACCAGTGATGATTTGCTAGACAGTGTTATCAGTGATTGTTTCGGGTCTGACACGCCGATGTCATGCCTCAAAGTGAAAGTTCTCTCTTTCCTGGACACCAAGTTGGGAGTCAGCTCGGAGTCTGCGCGGGCTATGGATGAGAAGAACATCGACAAGGTGATCTTCGAACGCGTTGGAAGGATCCTGAACAACAACGAATTCAGGGTTCAACTGCCGGAATTCCTCTTCCAAAGTGCCGAGGTCTCTTACAGAGCTGATCGCGGGTTCGATGTGGATTTCCCTGAGACTGACAGTGAAAATGGCGAAG CTCGTGGCATCTTGAAGAAGAAGCTGCTGCTGCCAGTCCTTCTTCTGCTCAAGCTGAAGATGAAGGCTCTGATGCCGATCCTCGTCGCCCTCATCGGCATCAAGGCCATCAAGGCCCTCATCCTTAGCAAGCTGGCCATCACTCTCGTCATCGGATTCTTGGTTTACAATCTGCTGATGAAGAAAGGAG GTATGCCTATGATGATGGCCCCCACCGAGGCTGCCCCGCCAGCGCCTCAATACGGCCCACCAGCGTCGCAGTATGGCCCGCCGCAATCCACTCCTGCCGCTCCTCAGGATTCCTACGGCGCGCCTTGGGAACCCTCCAGCTCGGGACCCTACGCTCGCGTTTGGGACCCCTCCCAGCTTGCCTACAGCTCGTATTTCCCTAGCGAAGGATCCTCCGCTGCATCTGACCAGTCTCCTTCATACTCCAGCGTAGCGTCCATCTCCAgctcgtcatcatcatcatcacccacCTACTAA